From Candidatus Nanohalococcus occultus:
GCCATCGAGTGGATCGCGATAAAGTTGAAAACCAGAGAACCCATGAATATCGCTGAAAAGTAAATCATCAGGGTTATCGCAGGCGAAGCCATAGTCATTGAATTGATATCCCGGATTTAAAACCCTACGATTTGCGGACTCTACAGTCTCATAAAACTTCAAGAACTCATCCAGAGTATGACTGAGGAAAACGGTAGCTCGGAGACAAGAGACCACGTAATACCCGGAACCAAGAAAAGCCATAAAGGCAAAAAAGTGGAAGGATACGACTTCCGCGGCGAGTTCAGCCTCGAGGACATGCTGGATGCCTACGAGACCACCGGCTTCCAAGCAACCCATATGAAAGAAGCCATCGAGCTGGTCAAGGAGATGCGGGAAAACGACGCGAAAATATTCCTGACCTTCACATCCAATATAATAAGCTCTGGGCTGCGTGAAGCGGTTGCTTACCTCGCAAAGGAAGATTTCGTGGACGTAATAATTACTTCAAGCGGCTCACACACCGAAGACGTTATCAAAACAGCCAAGGAGTTCAAGATGGGTTCATGGGATGCGGATGAAGCTGCTTTACGTGAACAAGGCATCAACAGGCTTGGAAACATCTACGTTGAATCAGATAACTACGTCTGGCTCGAACAGTGGCTGAATTCGGAGGTTTTCCCCGAGTTCTTCGAAGAAAAGAAGATGCGGACACCTACAGAAGTAGCTAAAGCACTTGGCGAGGCAGTTGGAGAAGACGAAGAGCTAGAACAGAAAGATTCGTTCCTTTACCACGCCAGCGAAAACGAGATACCTGTTTTCTGCCCGGCACTGATCGATGCCGAAATCGGAGACTACATGTTTTACTACAGACAAGAGCAAGACGAGGATATCGGAATCGAGATCCTGGACGACTGGGACAAGCTTATCCACGAAGCCGTAGAGGCAGAGACCACCGGCATCATCTCGGTTGGAGACGGCGTCCCGAAGCACCAGGCCATCATGTCTAACCTTTTCCGTGGCGGAACCGATTACGCGGTGTATATCTCGACCGGAATGGAGGGCGACGGATCACTAAGTGGTGCGCCTCCTAAGGAAGCGGTTTCCTGGGGAAAAATTAAGGAAAAAACAAGAAACTACACCCAGGTCGAAGCAGAGGCCACGCTGGTCTTCCCACTGTTAGTCGCATCTAGCTTCAAGAACTTCGAACCATCGGATTCTTGAGTGCTGTCTATCCGTTAAACTCTGTGAAAATGGAGTACGTCAAAGTAAACGATACAGAAGTTCCGGCACTAGGGTTCGGGACATGGCAGCTTAAAGGAGAAGAATGCGTAGAAGGCGTTAAAACCGCATTAGACTTAGGATACAGGCACATTGATACCGCTCAAGCCTACGAAAACGAGGATAAAGTTGGAAAAGGAATAGCACAGAGCGATGTCAACCGAGAAGATATCTTTCTAACAACAAAGGTCTGGAGAGACAGATTGAACGAAAAAGATCTCAAAGACTCGGTTGAAGAAAGTCTCGAGAAGCTTCAGACAGATTATGTCGATCTTCTTTTAATTCACTGGCCTTTCGAGGAGATGGATCTCGAAGCAGTTCTAGATGAGATGAATGAACTCGTAGACGAAGGTAATGTCAGGAATATCGGTGTAAGTAACTTCACAACCGATCAGATCGAAGAAGCACAGGAACTATCTGAGGCTCATCTGATGACCGATCAGGTTGAGTACCATCCTTTCCTCGACCAATCAGCAGTTCACGGAAAATGTGTGGAAAACGAGATGATGCTTACGGCTTACTCGCCTCTGGCACGTGGAAACGTCATTGGAAACGAGACCCTGAAGGAGATCGGAGACGCACACGGCAAATCCGAGGTTCAGGTAGCGCTTCGTTGGCTGATCCAGCAGGAAAACATCGCAGCGATTCCTAAGGCGACATCCGAGGAACATATTGAGGCAAATCTCGACGTCTTTGACTTCGAGCTAACGGATGAAGAGATGGGGAAAATTAACGAGTTGAAAGGCCGCGATCGGAAGGTCGATCCTGACTTCGCACCGAACTGGGACTGACTTTTTCTCTCCCAGTTCTTTCCTTTCTAGTTTTTCCCGAGAAATTTAACTTCCGAACCCCCGATAGTCTAACATGGCATCGGGGGAGGAAAACGAGAAGTCAGGTAAAGAACATCTTAAAGAGAGCGGTAAACACCTAGGGAAAGGCGCACAGAAAGCTATAGACGATGCCGTTGACGAGGAACGTATCGAAGAGCTAAGCGAGACCTTTGATCGGAAGATGAAATATTATGATCAGCGTAAATCCCAGCTTCTCGGGAAAGCAAGTTATGCGATAGGTGCTTCCAAGGCCCCGGCCGCATCCGGACTGATTGTTCTGCTACCTCTTTTCACAGTTTATCTCGTCATAGAATGGCTGTTCGGAAAGATCAACCAGATACCGGGAATCGAGAACATAACCGTGAACGGATTCCTCGGCCTGGAGTTCAGTGCCACGGTAACATACTATGCTAGTCAAAGCTACAGACTGGCAGTTTTACTTATACTAGGAGCGGTAACCGTCACAGCAGCAGGCAAAGCAGTAAACACGAAGAAAGGTTTCAAAGCTGAGAGAATTATCGATCACGTATTCGAGAAAATACCTTTCATTGGCTCAGTCTACAGCATCACAAAAGTTACAACCGAGACAGTTCTAGGAAGCGCCGAAGACTTTTCTAAACCAGTGAAGATCGAACACAACGGCTTCCGGTTCTCCGGGTTCAAAACAGGCAATAAAGCCGAGGACGGACGGGAGATAGTCTTCGTGCCGACCGCACCCAATATCACCTCGGGCGCGGTAGTCGAAATTGAGGAAGAAAAACTGGTTGAAAGCGATGAAGACGCAGAACAAGCACTTACAAGAGTTTTGAGCGCAGGTTTCGGTCAGAGCAACAAAGATCGAGAAGAAAAATAACGTAAAAACACCAGGCCGAATTAATTAAGGCATTGAGTCCAATCATGTCTTTGTGGGAATAATCGAACTGGAAAACGTCAGGAAGATTTACCAGCTAGGAGAGACAGAAGTCGAGGCACTAAGAGGTTCGGACGTGGAAATCGAACAAGGAGAGTTCGTAGCAGTTATGGGACCCTCAGGCTCAGGTAAATCAACGCTGATGAATATGATTGGCGCATTAGACATCCCTACCTCTGGCAAGGTGAGTATCGGCGACGAAGACATAGGCGAAATGAAACAAGACGAGCTGGCGCTTTTACGAAGTCGGAAAATAGGTTTTATCTTCCAAGAGTTCAATCTGATCAACTCTATGAACGCGTGGCAGAACGTAGCGCTCCCAATGGTTTTCAGAGACGTGAAAAAATCAGAGCGGAAGAAAAGAGCAGTCAGCCTGCTCGAACAGGTAGGACTTGAAGAACGCACATCTCACCGGCCTTCAGAGCTTTCAGGAGGGCAGCGACAACGTGTTTCAATCGCGAGATCGCTGGCAAACAACCCCGAGATAATCCTGGCCGATGAGCCTACAGGCAACCTGGATACAAAGACAGGTGCGAAGATCATGGATCTTCTAACAGAGCTAAACAACGATGGAAAGACGATTATAATGGTCACACACGATCCTAACGACGCAGAGTATGCCGACAGAACCATAACCATAATTGACGGGAAGACAAACCCCGAAGACGAGAGGACAGACAATGAAAACTGATACTATGAACAAACTTAGTTTAATCACTTTCACAACACTTATACTTGTTTCAATGGCGGGCGCACAGCCCAGTACAAGTATAGATATAGAACTGAAAAGCACTGAACCTACACCGCTCCAAACATCGGAGTATGCCGACATCTGGCTCGAAGTAGAAAATGAAGGAACTGTAGCCGCAGATAACGTAGACATAACATTCCAGGAGAACTATCCGTTTTCCATTGACCGCGGCGACCGTGTAAACTGGAGTATAGACGAGATAGTGCCAGGAGAGACATATCAGCTCCATCTACAGACGAAGGTTGATGAGAACGCGGTACAGGGAGA
This genomic window contains:
- a CDS encoding deoxyhypusine synthase, yielding MTEENGSSETRDHVIPGTKKSHKGKKVEGYDFRGEFSLEDMLDAYETTGFQATHMKEAIELVKEMRENDAKIFLTFTSNIISSGLREAVAYLAKEDFVDVIITSSGSHTEDVIKTAKEFKMGSWDADEAALREQGINRLGNIYVESDNYVWLEQWLNSEVFPEFFEEKKMRTPTEVAKALGEAVGEDEELEQKDSFLYHASENEIPVFCPALIDAEIGDYMFYYRQEQDEDIGIEILDDWDKLIHEAVEAETTGIISVGDGVPKHQAIMSNLFRGGTDYAVYISTGMEGDGSLSGAPPKEAVSWGKIKEKTRNYTQVEAEATLVFPLLVASSFKNFEPSDS
- a CDS encoding aldo/keto reductase, which codes for MEYVKVNDTEVPALGFGTWQLKGEECVEGVKTALDLGYRHIDTAQAYENEDKVGKGIAQSDVNREDIFLTTKVWRDRLNEKDLKDSVEESLEKLQTDYVDLLLIHWPFEEMDLEAVLDEMNELVDEGNVRNIGVSNFTTDQIEEAQELSEAHLMTDQVEYHPFLDQSAVHGKCVENEMMLTAYSPLARGNVIGNETLKEIGDAHGKSEVQVALRWLIQQENIAAIPKATSEEHIEANLDVFDFELTDEEMGKINELKGRDRKVDPDFAPNWD
- a CDS encoding DUF502 domain-containing protein, which translates into the protein MASGEENEKSGKEHLKESGKHLGKGAQKAIDDAVDEERIEELSETFDRKMKYYDQRKSQLLGKASYAIGASKAPAASGLIVLLPLFTVYLVIEWLFGKINQIPGIENITVNGFLGLEFSATVTYYASQSYRLAVLLILGAVTVTAAGKAVNTKKGFKAERIIDHVFEKIPFIGSVYSITKVTTETVLGSAEDFSKPVKIEHNGFRFSGFKTGNKAEDGREIVFVPTAPNITSGAVVEIEEEKLVESDEDAEQALTRVLSAGFGQSNKDREEK
- a CDS encoding ABC transporter ATP-binding protein, which encodes MGIIELENVRKIYQLGETEVEALRGSDVEIEQGEFVAVMGPSGSGKSTLMNMIGALDIPTSGKVSIGDEDIGEMKQDELALLRSRKIGFIFQEFNLINSMNAWQNVALPMVFRDVKKSERKKRAVSLLEQVGLEERTSHRPSELSGGQRQRVSIARSLANNPEIILADEPTGNLDTKTGAKIMDLLTELNNDGKTIIMVTHDPNDAEYADRTITIIDGKTNPEDERTDNEN